GCGAGTCTCGCAATGACACCTTTCTTTCTGTGTCTGCAAACTGATTCCTTCCTCAATATTAAATCATAAATCTTCAATCTTAAATGTAGAGGGCACCGTCCCCAAGGACTTACCTGTTTCAACGACCAAGCTCACCTGCCGCCATGAAGCGCAGCGGAATAGCGGTCGGGTGCAGCGCTTTGTTAGGTTTTGTTATTATGTTCCAAAGTTATTACTACTTTTCCTTTGGCGTGTCCTTCTCCAAAATACCGGAGAGCTTCAGGAACCTCACTTAACGTGTATCGTCTATCTATAACAGGTACTACTTTGCCGGCTTCAAGAAGTTCTTTCATAAAAGCCAAATCCTTGTTTGGTTTGTGCATCAGGAGACCCATTTTCTTACTCCCGGTCATTGAAATCAATGGCCCCAGGAACATAACTTGGAAAATTCGAGCCGTGGAACCTCCGACTATGACATAAATTCCCTTGGG
This genomic interval from candidate division TA06 bacterium contains the following:
- a CDS encoding NAD(P)-dependent alcohol dehydrogenase; the encoded protein is LINGAGGGAGTFAVQIAKSFGAEVTGVDSTRKLDMMRSIGADHVIDYTQEDFTKNGQRYDLILDVAAYHSIFDYKRALSPKGIYVIVGGSTARIFQVMFLGPLISMTGSKKMGLLMHKPNKDLAFMKELLEAGKVVPVIDRRYTLSEVPEALRYFGEGHAKGKVVITLEHNNKT